The Zobellia alginiliquefaciens genome contains a region encoding:
- a CDS encoding GAF domain-containing protein: protein MEKNYENELPISRLISFDKLLRQYDAMAKGDNITTAKMAQRILEAAAPYPELREGFSDPSLLKKHKDVIDIILQDIFSEVLTNNEIKAASLPYDNIIFNSSKRFRRILKDAGGVDFVPEMRNLPEHQMYIVACTVILNFYYGFNFDFKRPFFYDIPDKNGVMRHYRILYNADFMEILPTDKAKDLTQEDVDELLDNFDNIELWMEKIPPNSFISKGFVISNMFDVTAEHSISEIKSSLIANDKRNDESFIGDFQETFRSFFNAPNINVGLMEYNAKEKSFERVYGTGMESFLLGENDEMACVSALCEKSYQKLLNENKYFAISDVDRYIAKAGDMNLYNRFQEQGIKSAILAPIAQNGELLGVIELVAYKVNVLNSVNANKLEDIMPFIVSAVLRSKTEESNLVDAVIQNECTSVHDSVYWRFEEEAKRFIKDNQEGGHPTFKEIVFKDVYPLYGQVDIKNSSQARNMAIQRDLMIQLSTVNNVLEAAWQKSKLPIYEELMFRVNGHVDSIKETLHTNSEQAIFNFVMDEINPVFSHLKKSDDELKNLIRSYESSVDMGTESYYDHRRNYDESVTQINMTLAALMDKKQKGAQAMFPHYFERYKTDGVEHNMYIGEEIVGDRDFDMLYLNNLRLWQLQVMCEMENAHYALKPELPVPLDVASLILVYSTSLSIRFRMDEKRFDVDGTYNARYEIIKKRIDKSFIKGTNERLTQAGKMVIVYSQKNDELEYLRYITFLRSKGYFTGKVEIVELEGLQGVSGLKAIRADILYKTKENNLEKTYTYEDLMNELKS from the coding sequence ATGGAGAAAAACTACGAAAACGAATTACCTATCAGCCGCCTCATTAGCTTTGATAAGCTTTTGCGGCAGTACGATGCTATGGCCAAAGGTGACAATATCACTACGGCTAAAATGGCGCAGCGTATTTTAGAGGCTGCAGCGCCATACCCCGAACTTAGAGAAGGGTTTAGCGATCCAAGTTTATTAAAAAAACATAAAGACGTAATTGATATAATTCTTCAAGATATCTTTTCGGAGGTCTTGACTAACAATGAGATAAAGGCGGCTTCTTTGCCGTATGACAATATTATTTTCAATTCTTCAAAAAGGTTTAGAAGAATATTAAAAGATGCCGGTGGGGTAGATTTTGTGCCAGAAATGCGCAACTTGCCGGAGCACCAAATGTATATTGTAGCGTGTACCGTAATTTTGAATTTTTACTACGGTTTCAACTTTGATTTTAAAAGACCATTTTTCTACGATATTCCCGATAAAAATGGGGTAATGCGGCATTACAGAATTCTGTATAATGCCGATTTTATGGAAATTCTACCTACCGATAAAGCAAAAGACCTTACCCAGGAAGATGTAGATGAACTCTTGGACAATTTTGATAATATTGAACTTTGGATGGAGAAAATTCCACCAAATAGTTTTATTTCCAAGGGGTTTGTTATCTCTAATATGTTCGATGTTACTGCGGAGCATTCCATTTCTGAGATAAAATCCAGTCTCATTGCTAATGACAAGCGAAACGATGAAAGCTTTATTGGCGATTTTCAGGAGACATTTCGCTCGTTCTTTAATGCGCCCAATATTAATGTGGGCCTAATGGAGTACAACGCTAAAGAGAAAAGTTTTGAAAGGGTATACGGTACAGGTATGGAGAGTTTTCTTTTAGGGGAAAATGATGAAATGGCTTGTGTTAGCGCCCTATGCGAAAAATCGTATCAAAAATTATTGAACGAGAATAAGTATTTTGCTATTTCAGATGTTGATCGGTATATCGCAAAAGCCGGTGATATGAATCTGTACAATAGATTTCAGGAACAAGGCATCAAGAGTGCAATTTTGGCACCAATTGCCCAAAACGGAGAGCTTTTGGGTGTCATTGAGCTTGTAGCTTACAAAGTTAACGTGCTTAATAGTGTAAATGCTAATAAGTTAGAAGATATAATGCCGTTTATTGTGTCTGCCGTTTTACGATCTAAAACGGAAGAGAGCAATTTGGTAGATGCCGTCATACAGAACGAGTGTACATCTGTTCACGATTCTGTATACTGGCGTTTTGAAGAAGAGGCCAAACGTTTTATAAAAGATAACCAAGAAGGCGGGCACCCTACTTTTAAGGAGATTGTTTTTAAAGATGTGTATCCTTTATACGGGCAGGTAGATATAAAAAATTCTTCCCAAGCACGCAATATGGCTATCCAAAGAGATTTGATGATTCAGCTTTCTACGGTAAACAATGTGCTTGAGGCTGCGTGGCAGAAGAGCAAGTTGCCTATCTATGAAGAGCTGATGTTCAGGGTTAACGGCCATGTTGATAGTATAAAAGAAACGCTTCACACCAATAGCGAACAGGCTATCTTCAATTTTGTGATGGATGAAATAAATCCTGTTTTTTCACATTTGAAGAAATCCGATGATGAATTGAAAAACCTAATTCGCTCTTATGAATCATCGGTAGACATGGGTACGGAGTCTTATTATGATCACCGTCGTAATTATGATGAAAGCGTCACCCAGATTAATATGACGTTGGCGGCTTTAATGGATAAAAAGCAAAAAGGAGCCCAAGCCATGTTCCCTCATTATTTTGAGCGGTATAAGACAGATGGTGTTGAGCACAACATGTATATAGGTGAAGAAATAGTAGGAGATCGTGATTTTGATATGCTTTACCTAAACAATCTTAGGTTATGGCAATTACAGGTGATGTGCGAAATGGAAAATGCCCATTACGCGCTAAAACCAGAGCTTCCTGTTCCTTTAGATGTTGCCTCGCTTATATTGGTATACAGTACGTCTCTCTCTATCCGCTTTAGAATGGATGAGAAGCGTTTTGATGTAGATGGTACTTATAATGCCCGATACGAGATTATAAAAAAACGAATTGATAAGTCCTTTATAAAAGGAACCAATGAACGTTTAACACAAGCGGGAAAGATGGTCATTGTCTATTCTCAGAAAAATGATGAGTTAGAATATCTTAGATATATCACTTTCCTAAGATCAAAAGGCTATTTTACGGGAAAGGTAGAGATAGTGGAGCTGGAAGGTTTGCAGGGTGTAAGTGGGCTCAAGGCCATACGCGCAGATATTCTGTATAAGACCAAAGAGAACAACTTGGAAAAGACCTACACTTACGAGGACCTTATGAACGAGTTAAAATCTTAA
- a CDS encoding Pycsar system effector family protein, which produces MPELLSKTEEFATNLLVKDLDPNYLYHNLRHTQRVVKSTKELLDFYNLNAIDSDAITIAAWLHDTGYTKGVENHEESSCDIAREFLTQQNCEAQTIETICNLIMATKRGHEPQNLMEEIMRDADASHLAQSSYDQTCEMLREELRLLGIAEISQKEWRRSNIKMFQTEHRFYTDYAIKNWQEGKDDNLKKLIKQDKKQNKTRKKEELKVKLKNQSPERGIQTMFRVTMRNHLKLSDIADTKANILLSVNAIIISLMLTNLIPKLDNPSNDYLIIPAAIFVMFSVTSMIMSVLATRPNVTSGEFTKEDVNQKKVNLLFFGNFHKMKLEDYEWAIQELIKDQKYVYDSLTKDLYFLGVVLDRKYKLLRWTYTIFMIGMTLSVIAFFVALKFYGPERIIELPT; this is translated from the coding sequence ATGCCGGAATTACTATCGAAAACCGAAGAATTTGCAACTAACCTGCTAGTCAAAGATTTAGACCCCAACTACTTGTATCATAATCTAAGGCATACACAGCGAGTGGTCAAAAGTACTAAAGAATTGCTGGATTTCTATAATTTAAACGCTATTGATAGTGATGCAATAACGATAGCGGCCTGGCTACATGACACTGGCTACACAAAGGGCGTTGAGAACCACGAAGAAAGCAGCTGCGATATAGCTAGGGAATTTCTTACTCAACAAAATTGCGAAGCACAAACTATAGAAACTATATGCAATTTGATCATGGCCACCAAGAGAGGTCATGAGCCACAAAATTTAATGGAAGAAATTATGAGGGATGCAGATGCGTCTCACTTGGCACAATCTAGTTATGACCAAACCTGCGAAATGCTACGGGAAGAATTGCGACTTTTAGGTATTGCCGAAATTTCACAAAAAGAATGGCGCCGAAGCAATATTAAAATGTTCCAAACAGAGCATCGTTTTTATACGGATTATGCCATTAAGAATTGGCAAGAAGGAAAAGATGACAACCTTAAAAAACTAATTAAGCAGGATAAAAAGCAGAATAAAACGCGTAAAAAAGAGGAACTTAAGGTTAAACTAAAAAACCAGAGTCCAGAACGAGGCATACAAACCATGTTCCGGGTTACCATGCGTAACCACTTAAAATTAAGTGACATCGCAGATACAAAAGCGAATATTCTTTTATCCGTCAATGCCATTATCATTTCATTGATGCTTACCAATCTAATTCCAAAACTGGATAATCCATCTAACGACTACTTAATTATTCCTGCCGCTATTTTTGTAATGTTCAGTGTTACCTCAATGATAATGTCGGTCTTGGCGACCAGGCCAAATGTAACAAGCGGTGAGTTTACCAAAGAAGATGTAAACCAAAAGAAGGTAAACCTATTGTTCTTTGGAAATTTTCATAAAATGAAGCTTGAAGACTATGAGTGGGCCATTCAAGAATTGATTAAAGACCAAAAATACGTCTATGACTCTTTAACAAAAGACCTTTATTTTTTGGGTGTAGTTTTAGACAGAAAGTACAAATTACTACGTTGGACGTATACTATTTTTATGATCGGTATGACCCTCTCCGTAATTGCATTTTTTGTAGCACTTAAGTTTTACGGCCCAGAAAGAATAATTGAACTACCCACCTAA
- a CDS encoding metallophosphoesterase, translating to MNGILLRKHFTLIALVSLLASCATSKSKYASEVGKTDVPTSKEIAHTFFLIGDAGLSPMNGMNDALKIFKAKLDGADQNSTALFLGDNIYPAGLPDPIDSTAAYIKAKNDLDAQLKTLENFKGKPIFIPGNHDWYTEGLVGLKREQDYIQEHLDSDEVFFPEDGCPIKTIEVNDKVAIIAIDTEWYLTNWNHRPDINDKCDIKTRDRFWLELEDEIKDNRQRTTIIAAHHPMFSYGTHGGQFSLRSHFYPKGNIGPLPIFGSFINVLRKTTGASVEDMQNKRYTELRKRLLTLAQYSNKVILASGHEHTLQYIVEENTPQIVSGSGAKSGATRLLNGSKFSTGQRGYATLEVYNDGSSQVRYFGVDENKEEEFLFTSQVLPPDREFFEENYPEQFADSVEASVYSNDEVERSGFFKFLWGNRYRDYYNAKVKVPTVNLDTLMGGLKPVHMGGGHQSKSLRLRHKSGKEYVMRAIRKNAELYLQAMAFQDQYVMGDFEGTYTEKFLLDFYTGSHPYGAFTVGVLSDAVGLFHTNPVLYYVPKQPALKGYNQSFGDELYMIEEHTGDGHGDLESFGFANDLKSTDSMLEDLRDDEKYSVDSELYLRARLFDMVMGDWDRHVDQWRWAEFKDKKTKMVVYKPVPRDRDMVFSKHGDGPLMKLATRIVPALRLMEGFDDKIRNVKGFNSSPKTYVLDMALLTETTLEDWQKQAQFIRENITPEVIDQAFRHFPIEVRDKTAADIKKMLLARTAHIEETARIYYGVLNKYAVVVGTDKDDWFEVNILNNKETEVKVYRNIKGKKDKLYFSKVFNRENTKEVWVYGLDDDDIFEVNGDNRSAIKMRLVGGQNNDIYRVGEGGNIAIYDYKSKKNTIEERSGSKLKLTDDYNTNNYLPLQIRNSVNQIVPTIGFNPDDGVKIGISDTYTYNGFRQNPFTQQHKVDASFYFATSGFELGYGGEFAHIFENWNLHLGARFTSPNFAINFFDFGNSTENLDDDLGLDFNRVRLQTLKFAPALVWRGDLGAKFKAGVSYESIEVEESDNRFINTYYQGNGEETLNRFVGVDATYSYANADNAAFPTMGMSTSLETGYKRSTENGKAFGYIKPSLAFDYKLVPSGRLVLATKWKAHFNIGDDYEFYQAASIGGIDGLRGFRNQRFTGKKSYYQNTDVRYSLRKIKTQLLPLSMGFYGGFDYGRVWLPNEDSKEWHTSYGGGFFLNGADIVTARLALFNSYDGMRFSFGLGFGF from the coding sequence ATGAATGGTATTCTATTACGTAAACATTTTACTTTAATAGCATTGGTTTCTCTATTGGCAAGTTGTGCCACTTCTAAGTCTAAATACGCAAGTGAAGTAGGAAAAACGGATGTTCCCACCTCAAAAGAAATAGCACATACATTTTTTTTAATTGGAGACGCGGGCCTATCTCCTATGAACGGGATGAACGATGCTCTTAAGATTTTTAAGGCTAAATTGGATGGGGCGGATCAAAATAGTACAGCACTATTTTTAGGGGATAATATCTACCCAGCAGGTCTTCCTGATCCCATTGATTCTACTGCAGCCTATATTAAGGCTAAAAATGACCTTGACGCCCAATTAAAAACATTGGAAAATTTTAAAGGGAAACCCATTTTCATTCCTGGTAACCATGATTGGTATACTGAAGGTCTTGTAGGTTTAAAGCGAGAACAGGACTATATTCAAGAACATTTAGATAGTGACGAGGTTTTTTTTCCTGAAGATGGGTGTCCTATAAAGACTATTGAAGTCAATGATAAAGTGGCTATAATAGCAATAGATACAGAATGGTACCTAACAAATTGGAACCATCGTCCGGATATCAATGATAAATGCGATATCAAGACTCGAGATAGATTTTGGTTAGAACTAGAGGATGAAATTAAGGATAACCGGCAGCGCACTACTATAATAGCCGCGCACCACCCAATGTTCAGTTATGGTACGCATGGCGGGCAATTTTCACTCAGGTCACATTTCTATCCTAAAGGTAATATTGGGCCGCTTCCTATTTTTGGTAGTTTTATTAATGTTTTGAGAAAAACAACGGGGGCATCTGTTGAAGATATGCAGAACAAGCGGTATACGGAGTTAAGAAAACGCTTGTTGACATTGGCACAGTACTCCAATAAAGTAATTTTGGCATCGGGTCATGAACATACGCTACAATATATCGTGGAGGAGAATACACCACAGATTGTGAGTGGTTCAGGCGCTAAATCCGGTGCAACGCGTTTGTTGAATGGAAGTAAATTCTCAACTGGTCAAAGGGGCTATGCTACGTTAGAGGTCTACAATGATGGTTCTTCCCAAGTACGTTATTTTGGAGTAGATGAAAATAAAGAAGAGGAGTTTTTATTTACATCTCAGGTATTACCTCCGGACAGGGAATTTTTTGAAGAGAATTATCCGGAACAATTTGCAGATAGTGTTGAGGCTTCAGTGTATAGTAACGATGAGGTAGAAAGGAGCGGTTTTTTTAAATTCTTATGGGGAAACCGATATCGAGATTATTATAATGCCAAGGTTAAGGTTCCAACGGTGAATTTAGATACGCTCATGGGAGGTCTTAAACCTGTACATATGGGAGGTGGGCATCAATCAAAATCATTGCGATTACGTCATAAAAGCGGAAAGGAATATGTTATGAGGGCCATTCGTAAAAATGCGGAATTGTACCTGCAGGCTATGGCATTCCAAGACCAATACGTGATGGGTGATTTTGAGGGAACGTATACAGAGAAATTTCTTCTTGACTTTTATACCGGATCACATCCGTACGGGGCTTTTACCGTTGGTGTATTGTCTGATGCAGTTGGACTGTTTCACACCAACCCGGTTTTGTATTATGTGCCAAAACAACCGGCATTAAAAGGATATAACCAATCTTTTGGCGATGAGCTTTATATGATTGAAGAACATACCGGTGACGGACATGGCGATTTAGAAAGCTTTGGTTTTGCAAACGACTTAAAAAGTACGGACAGCATGCTCGAAGATTTACGTGATGATGAGAAATATTCCGTAGACTCTGAGCTATACTTAAGGGCTCGCCTTTTTGATATGGTTATGGGAGATTGGGACCGTCATGTGGACCAGTGGAGATGGGCGGAATTTAAAGATAAAAAAACAAAAATGGTAGTTTACAAGCCGGTACCACGGGATCGTGATATGGTCTTTTCAAAACATGGTGACGGTCCGCTTATGAAGCTAGCAACTAGAATTGTACCGGCATTACGCTTAATGGAGGGTTTTGATGATAAAATAAGAAATGTAAAAGGATTTAATTCTTCGCCTAAAACATATGTATTGGATATGGCCCTTTTAACCGAGACTACGTTGGAGGATTGGCAAAAACAGGCTCAGTTTATAAGAGAAAACATAACTCCTGAGGTAATAGATCAAGCCTTCAGGCATTTTCCAATAGAAGTAAGGGATAAGACAGCTGCAGATATAAAAAAGATGTTGTTGGCCAGAACAGCCCATATTGAGGAAACCGCACGCATTTATTATGGCGTTTTAAATAAATATGCGGTAGTTGTAGGAACGGATAAAGATGATTGGTTTGAGGTGAACATCTTAAACAACAAAGAAACCGAGGTCAAAGTCTACCGAAATATTAAAGGTAAGAAAGATAAGTTGTACTTCAGTAAAGTATTCAATAGGGAAAATACTAAAGAAGTATGGGTCTACGGTTTAGATGATGATGATATTTTTGAGGTAAACGGAGATAACAGAAGCGCTATCAAAATGCGCTTGGTGGGAGGTCAAAATAATGACATCTATCGTGTGGGCGAAGGTGGGAACATCGCTATATATGATTACAAATCAAAAAAGAATACAATTGAAGAGCGTAGCGGTTCTAAATTAAAACTTACGGATGATTACAATACCAATAACTATTTGCCTTTGCAAATCCGTAATTCGGTCAATCAAATAGTTCCAACTATAGGTTTTAATCCGGATGACGGGGTTAAAATAGGAATCAGTGACACCTATACGTACAACGGCTTCAGGCAGAACCCTTTTACGCAACAACATAAGGTAGATGCTTCGTTTTACTTTGCGACCAGTGGTTTTGAATTAGGATACGGAGGGGAATTTGCCCATATTTTTGAAAATTGGAATTTACATTTGGGAGCTCGTTTTACAAGTCCAAATTTTGCGATTAACTTTTTTGATTTTGGAAATAGTACAGAGAATCTTGATGATGATTTAGGATTGGATTTCAACCGAGTACGTTTGCAAACACTAAAATTTGCACCGGCTTTGGTTTGGCGAGGCGACTTGGGTGCCAAGTTTAAAGCCGGGGTTTCCTATGAATCCATAGAAGTTGAGGAAAGTGATAATAGGTTTATAAATACCTATTACCAAGGTAATGGAGAGGAAACGTTAAATAGGTTTGTTGGGGTTGATGCCACCTATTCTTATGCCAATGCGGATAATGCAGCTTTCCCAACAATGGGTATGTCCACTTCGCTAGAAACCGGTTATAAGAGAAGTACGGAGAACGGAAAGGCTTTTGGGTATATTAAGCCCAGTCTTGCGTTTGATTATAAGTTGGTGCCGAGCGGTAGATTGGTGTTGGCCACAAAATGGAAAGCTCATTTTAATATAGGCGATGATTATGAGTTTTATCAGGCGGCGAGCATAGGTGGTATTGATGGGTTAAGAGGTTTTAGAAACCAACGTTTCACCGGTAAAAAGTCGTATTATCAGAACACGGATGTCCGTTATAGCCTCAGAAAGATAAAAACACAGCTCCTGCCTTTGTCTATGGGTTTCTACGGAGGGTTTGACTATGGAAGAGTGTGGTTGCCCAATGAGGATTCAAAAGAGTGGCACACCTCATATGGCGGCGGATTTTTCCTTAACGGTGCGGATATTGTTACAGCTCGCTTAGCTTTATTTAATAGTTATGACGGTATGCGATTTTCCTTTGGGTTAGGTTTTGGTTTCTAG
- a CDS encoding GyrI-like domain-containing protein, producing the protein MRKKIGLILVALVLVALVWYLFIKPNDYTVRFHTKASTGTVNQIAKFWVNQNENAYFVTQNNLGDFTHIQSLNDTSLTYNWQVTRLNDSTSQVKVYITDQENSLINRILIPFLDTDFEKRSKNTVKEVFDLLNSHLSNFKTNVLGEAIIPEKYCACIPLKSTQLEKVKGMMENYAKLSGFIAKNNIELDGRPMVAIEKWDVQKDSITYNFCFPIIKSDSLPQKEGIFYKRIEEQKALKAIYNGNYLTSDRAWYALLDYAAKKKLTVSKTPIEVFHTNPNMGGNELEWKAEIFMPLQAQESE; encoded by the coding sequence ATGCGCAAAAAAATAGGACTAATTCTAGTCGCTCTAGTATTAGTAGCGCTAGTTTGGTATCTCTTTATTAAACCGAATGATTATACAGTCCGGTTTCATACCAAAGCTTCCACCGGAACGGTCAACCAGATTGCAAAATTTTGGGTTAATCAAAATGAAAACGCCTATTTTGTGACTCAAAATAACTTGGGCGATTTCACCCATATTCAATCATTGAACGATACTAGCCTAACCTATAATTGGCAGGTAACCAGGTTAAACGATTCTACCTCTCAAGTAAAAGTCTACATTACGGACCAAGAGAATAGTCTAATTAACAGAATACTGATTCCCTTTTTGGATACTGATTTTGAAAAACGTTCTAAAAACACCGTCAAGGAAGTTTTTGATCTATTGAACAGTCACCTTTCCAACTTTAAAACGAACGTTCTGGGCGAGGCTATTATTCCAGAGAAATATTGCGCCTGTATTCCTTTAAAAAGTACCCAGCTAGAAAAAGTAAAGGGTATGATGGAGAACTACGCTAAACTAAGTGGCTTTATAGCAAAAAATAACATTGAACTTGATGGACGACCTATGGTCGCTATAGAAAAATGGGATGTACAAAAAGACAGTATTACATATAACTTTTGCTTTCCCATTATTAAATCCGATAGTCTTCCGCAAAAAGAAGGTATATTCTACAAACGCATAGAAGAGCAAAAAGCCTTAAAGGCCATCTATAACGGAAACTATCTAACCTCGGACCGTGCTTGGTATGCATTACTAGACTACGCTGCCAAAAAGAAACTTACGGTTTCCAAAACGCCTATTGAGGTATTTCATACCAACCCAAATATGGGCGGAAATGAACTGGAATGGAAAGCGGAAATTTTTATGCCTTTGCAAGCACAAGAATCCGAATAG
- a CDS encoding vanadium-dependent haloperoxidase: MNKIFIAILSLVFAISCKAPQKEEPIIISPEDLNASIDEVTEIMIHDIFSPPVASRIFAYPNVAAYEIMAMSNDNYNPLAGQLNGLTPIPKPDTTKTINYDVAAMVAHMELSKRLIFSEDRMESLRDSLYTVWQGKNPALFTSSKTYGLLVADHIGEWMKTDNYAQTRTMPKFTVDADDETRWQPTPPAYMDGIEPHWNKIRTFVIDSAAQFKPIPPPAFSLEEDSDFYKELKEVYDISNKITEEGDSSEEIQIAQFWDCNPYVSVTRGHLMFATKKITPGAHWMGITKIAARKTDSDFAKTLYAYTKASVAMADAFISCWDEKYRSNLIRPETLINQHIDDSWKPVLQTPPFPEYTSGHSVVSGAASVALTDVFGDNFAFDDDTETPYGLPVRSFTSFKQAADEAAISRMYGGIHYRAAVEVGVKQGRDLGDFIMANLNMLNNSKVAQN; this comes from the coding sequence ATGAATAAAATTTTTATTGCAATACTATCGCTTGTTTTTGCCATTTCGTGCAAAGCTCCTCAAAAGGAAGAACCTATTATCATTAGTCCTGAAGACCTTAATGCTTCTATAGACGAGGTTACGGAAATTATGATTCACGATATATTCTCTCCTCCGGTAGCGAGTAGAATATTTGCTTATCCAAACGTAGCGGCTTATGAAATAATGGCCATGTCTAATGATAATTACAACCCTTTGGCAGGTCAGTTAAATGGACTTACCCCCATACCTAAACCTGACACTACAAAAACCATCAACTACGATGTGGCAGCAATGGTTGCCCACATGGAACTTAGTAAAAGGTTGATATTCTCCGAAGACCGTATGGAAAGCTTACGCGACAGCCTTTACACCGTGTGGCAAGGCAAAAACCCAGCTTTGTTCACCAGTTCTAAAACTTACGGTCTACTAGTTGCAGATCATATTGGAGAATGGATGAAAACCGATAATTACGCACAGACCCGTACTATGCCAAAATTCACGGTAGATGCGGATGACGAAACCCGATGGCAGCCTACACCTCCGGCTTATATGGACGGCATTGAGCCTCACTGGAACAAAATCAGAACGTTCGTAATTGATTCTGCGGCTCAGTTCAAGCCTATTCCACCACCGGCATTTTCGCTTGAAGAGGATTCCGATTTTTACAAAGAACTAAAGGAAGTCTATGATATCAGCAATAAAATTACAGAAGAAGGAGATAGCTCAGAAGAAATTCAGATTGCCCAGTTTTGGGACTGTAATCCTTATGTTTCGGTAACACGGGGTCATTTAATGTTTGCAACTAAAAAAATCACCCCAGGTGCGCATTGGATGGGCATTACAAAAATTGCAGCCCGTAAAACGGATAGTGACTTTGCCAAGACGTTATATGCTTACACCAAAGCTTCTGTTGCTATGGCAGATGCTTTTATTAGCTGTTGGGACGAAAAATATAGAAGTAACCTTATCAGACCTGAAACATTGATTAACCAGCATATTGATGACAGTTGGAAACCTGTTTTACAAACACCTCCGTTTCCGGAATACACAAGCGGACACAGTGTAGTTTCAGGTGCTGCATCCGTAGCTTTGACCGATGTTTTTGGAGATAATTTTGCTTTTGATGATGATACCGAAACACCTTATGGCCTACCGGTCCGTAGTTTTACTTCTTTTAAACAAGCGGCAGATGAAGCTGCCATTAGCCGTATGTACGGAGGTATCCATTACCGTGCTGCAGTAGAAGTAGGTGTTAAACAGGGCAGGGACCTGGGTGATTTTATCATGGCGAATCTAAACATGCTCAACAACAGCAAAGTCGCTCAAAACTAA